A part of Aspergillus oryzae RIB40 DNA, chromosome 7 genomic DNA contains:
- a CDS encoding putative mitochondrial genome maintenance protein Mgm101 (predicted protein) has protein sequence MSLSRSLRAAETLLSRTKAPIRPNIRTITTASNRQQQQQPPKPPTPSANSNNKPTPPIQPTNPQTQPTPQIAKILSPTPSHPTTPNISKTGLADKPLELETTLEEKIDWTRSFHGLSAAPFPKEAADILLAETDPEEVEIKPDGILYLPEIKYRRILNRAFGPGGWGLVPRSESIVTPKTVTREYALVCNGRLVSVARGEQDYFSPDGIPTATEGCRSNALVRCCKDLGIASELWDPRWIRKYKAQYTREVFVEHVVNKRKSKIWVRKDDEVSYPWKELK, from the exons ATGTCACTCTCCCGCAGCCTCCGGGCAGCAGAAACACTCCTCTCACGAACAAAAGCACCCATCCGCCCCAACATCAGAACCATCACGACAGCCTCCAACcgccaacagcaacaacaaccacccaAACCACCAACTCCCTCAGCCAACTCCAACAAcaaaccaacaccaccaatccaaccaacaaacccccaaacccaaccaacccCCCAAATCGCCAAAATCCTCTCCCCAACCCCCTCCCACCCCACCACCCCCAACATCTCCAAAACCGGCCTCGCCGACAAACCCCTCGAGCTCGAGACCACCCTGGAAGAAAAAATCGACTGGACGCGCTCCTTCCACGGCCTCTCCGCAGCCCCGTTCCCCAAAGAAGCGGCCGACATTCTTCTCGCCGAGACGGATCCGGAGGAAGTGGAGATTAAGCCGGATGGTATACTCTACTTGCCTGAGATTAAGTATCGCCGGATATTGAATCGGGCGTTTGGGCCTGGGGGGTGGGGACTTGTGCCGAGGAGTGAGAGTATTGTTACCCCGAAGACGGTTACGAGGGAGTATGCTTTGGTTTGTAATGGGCg ACTTGTTTCGGTGGCGCGCGGTGAACAGGATTATTTCTCGCCGGATGGAATCCCGACTGCGACGGAGGGATGTCGGTCTAATGCGCTGGTGCGGTGTTGTAAGGATCTAGGCATTGCGAGCGAGTTGTGGGATCCGCGGTGGATTCGCAAGTATAAGGCGCAGTATACGCGGGAGGTGTTTGTGGAGCATGTGGTGAATAAGCGGAAGTCGAAGATTTGGGtgaggaaggatgatgaggtTTCTTATCCATGGAAGGAGTTGAAGTGA
- a CDS encoding biotin--[acetyl-CoA-carboxylase] ligase BPL1 (biotin holocarboxylase synthetase/biotin-protein ligase) has translation MTSAGPNTTGKRVNVLVYTGIGTTVDSVRHCLYTLRRLLAPHYAVIPVTADMLIKEPWTLTCALLVIPGGADLGYCRALNGPGNRRIEQFVRRGGAYLGFCAGGYYGCKRCEFEVGDKTYEVIGDRELAFFPGICRGCAFPGFVYHSEAGARAAVLKVSKDALNVGIVPESFRSYYNGGGVFVDAPSYADKGVEVLASYAEELNVDSGSGAAAVVYCKVGEGAAVLTGPHPEFAAVNLDKSAGGPEYGKMVDALAADDRARTDFLKACLTKLGLQVTQNTTTVPSLSSLHISSLDPADTSSILSSLQELITTDGEHQYLKDENDTFRIEKPEAWNMESLQEALPDDSKEDSGKAEEGIVDYNAIVKHLVIHEDVPLSKMTPYFNHHAFYSNLRQYQSQMREGAREFGSSIVYGEVITSTNTILEKNPKLLRNLPNGFTATATTQVAGRGRGSNVWVSPAGALMFSTVVRHPMEKMQSAPVVFIQYLAAMAVVQGIKSYDKGFEEMPVKMKWPNDIYALDPENADKKRYTKICGILVNSHYSAGEYTSVVGVGVNATNASPTTSLNALAAHFLGNKTAPITLEKLLARILTTFEELHTRFLRTGFDKTFEDMYYSDWLHMHQVVTLEEEGGAKARIKGITRDYGLLLAEELGWDDRPTGRIWQLQSDSNSFDFLRGLVRRKV, from the exons ATGACATCCGCAGGCCCCAACACTACGGGCAAGAGGGTCAACGTCTTGGTCTACACTG GCATTGGAACCACTGTTGACTCCGTCCGCCACTGCCTCTACACTCTCCGCCGCCTGCTCGCCCCCCACTATGCCGTGATCCCCGTGACGGCCGACATGCTCATCAAAGAGCCCTGGACCCTCACCTGCGCCCTACTTGTGATCCCCGGCGGAGCCGATCTAGGATATTGTCGAGCCCTGAACGGCCCTGGTAACCGCCGAATCGAACAGTTCGTCCGCCGAGGTGGCGCCTACTTGGGTTTCTGTGCGGGGGGCTACTACGGCTGCAAACGGTGCGAGTTCGAGGTCGGCGATAAAACCTACGAGGTGATCGGGGATCGCGAGCTGGCTTTCTTCCCGGGTATCTGCCGAGGATGCGCGTTCCCTGGATTCGTTTATCATAGTGAGGCTGGTGCGCGGGCGGCGGTGCTGAAGGTCTCCAAGGATGCCTTGAATGTGGGCATTGTGCCGGAGAGCTTCCGGTCTTATTACAATGGAGGTGGAGTCTTTGTAGATGCTCCCTCCTATGCGGATAAGGGCGTGGAGGTGCTGGCTAGCTATGCAGAGGAGCTCAATGTCGACTCGGGATCGGGTGCGGCGGCTGTTGTCTACTGCAAAGTAGGCGAGGGAGCGGCGGTTCTGACGGGGCCACATCCGGA ATTCGCTGCCGTGAACCTCGATAAAAGCGCCGGTGGCCCGGAATACGGCAAAATGGTAGACGCCTTAGCTGCGGATGACAGGGCCCGGACGGACTTTTTGAAGGCCTGTTTGACTAAGTTGGGACTGCAAGTCACGCAGAACACGACGACCGTGCCTTCGCTCTCTTCGCTGcatatctcttctctagaCCCGGCGGATACTTCTTCGATCCTCTCATCATTACAGGAACTCATCACTACTGATGGAGAGCATCAGTATCTCAAGGACGAGAATGACACGTTCCGCATCGAGAAGCCTGAGGCTTGGAATATGGAATCGCTTCAAGAGGCCCTTCCGGACGATTCGAAAGAGGACTCGGGTAAGGCTGAAGAGGGCATCGTCGATTACAATGCCATTGTAAAACACCTAGTGATTCACGAAGACGTACCTTTGTCAAAGATGACCCCctatttcaaccaccacgCGTTCTACTCTAACCTCCGACAATACCAATCGCAAATGAGGGAGGGTGCGAGGGAGTTCGGCTCCAGCATCGTCTACGGAGAGGTTATCACGagcaccaacaccatcctAGAAAA AAATCCGAAGCTTCTTCGCAACTTGCCGAATGGTTTCACAGCCACAGCTACTACGCAGGTCGCAGGACGAGGCCGAGGCTCCAACGTCTGGGTGTCACCCGCGGGCGCCCTCATGTTCTCCACCGTGGTCCGCCAcccgatggagaagatgcagtCTGCGCCAgttgtcttcatccagtACCTagcagccatggcggtgGTACAAGGTATCAAGAGCTACGACAAGGGCTTCGAAGAGATGCCTGTCAAAATGAAATGGCCGAATGACATCT ATGCCCTGGACCCGGAGAACGCTGATAAGAAACGCTATACCAAAATCTGCGGTATCCTGGTAAACTCGCACTACTCAGCGGGCGAATATACGTCAGTTGTCGGCGTCGGCGTCAACGCCACCAACGCGTCACCGACTACCTCTTTGAATGCGCTGGCTGCACACTTCCTCGGTAATAAGACGGCGCCTATTACCCTCGAAAAGCTCCTGGCGCGTATCTTAACCACGTTCGAGGAGCTGCACACTCGCTTCCTCCGGACGGGTTTCGATAAGACATTCGAGGATATGTATTACAGCGACTGGCTGCATATGCATCAAGTCGTCACtttagaagaagaaggtggcgCCAAGGCCCGAATCAAGGGTATCACCCGAGACTATGGGTTACTGCTGGCCGAGGAATTGGGATGGGACGATCGGCCGACAGGGCGGATATGGCAATTGCAGAGCGACAGCAATAGCTTCGACTTCCTCCGCGGACTGGTGAGGCGTAAAGTGTAG
- a CDS encoding uncharacterized protein (predicted protein) has product MTMMMKTLANSAVAFYLNPVELPELSGLFGLSGLAGLSGLSGLSGLSGLSGLSGLSGLSGLSGLSGLSGLSGLSGLSGLSGLSGLSGLSGLSGLSGLSGLSGLSGLSGLSVWSA; this is encoded by the exons atgacaatgatgatgaagacacTAGCGAATTCGGCAGTTGCCT TCTACTTAAATCCGGTTGAACTGCCTGAACTGTCTGGTCTGTTcggtctgtctggtctggctggtctgtctggtctgtctggtctgtctggtctgtctggtctgtctggtctgtctggtctgtctggtctgtctggtctgtctggtctgtctggtctgtctggtctgtctggtctgtctggtctgtctggtctgtctggtctgtctggtctgtctggtctgtctggtctgtctggtctgtctggtctgtctggtctgtctggtctgtctggtctgtctggtctgtctgtTTGGTCTGCTTAG
- a CDS encoding cytochrome P450 (cytochrome P450 CYP4/CYP19/CYP26 subfamilies), translating into MIPLLILAALAVVFRLVWSIFTSLRHAQNARKWHCGAIPTYPGDILGINTLKEVLRADKEKLIPVLSAQRVETMTAREGRYVSTFRLRQMGRESIFTSDPKNMQAILATQFKEFELGSLRRNSLHPLLGSGIFSTDGEAWSRSRSLLRPQFTRDQVSDLDLEERHVQKAMAGMLADPATKWTPEIDIQSIFFRLTIDSATEFLFGDSVESQTAALSGSRIIEDKFPSYFDRGQWYAAQRARFEKLYWIVNNKESRETDRFVHAYVDRFIDAALAAVKEGKIDPEKRNSDHYVFLHGLTTATQDPVELRSQLLNILLAGRDTTASLLSWCVLLLARHPDIFQKLRNTILADFGDYRNPRNITFSSLKSCRYLHYFMNEVLRLYPIVPGNRRVALKDTTLPRGGGPDGSEPVYVRKGQPVVYSVFVTHRRKDIWGADAEVFNPDRWEDLKVGWEYLPFNGGPRICIGQQFALTEAGYVLVRLLQRFDQIVDARPEREIRFNATLTSAPWENVIVRLREGA; encoded by the exons ATGATTCCCCTTCTCATTCTTGCCGCCCTCGCGGTGGTCTTTCGTCTCGTGTGGTCAATCTTTACAAGTCTTCGTCATGCTCAGAATGCTCGCAAGTGGCACTGCGGTGCTATCCCCACCTATCCGGGTGATATACTCGGCATCAACACGCTGAAAGAAGTTCTGCGCGCCGACAAGGAGAAACTCATCCCGGTTTTATCAGCACAGCGCGTCGAGACCATGACCGCCCGTGAAGGGCGATATGTGTCGACCTTCCGCCTCCGCCAGATGGGAAGGGAGAGCATCTTTACTTCTGACCCGAAGAACATGCAGGCCATTCTGGCTACACAATTCAAGGAATTTGAGCTCGGGAGTCTCAGAAGAAATAGCCTGCACCCGCTGTTGGGGTCCGGCATC TTCTCAACAGACGGCGAAGCCTGGTCGCGATCGCGGTCACTTCTTCGCCCACAGTTTACCCGCGATCAAGTCAGCGACCTCGATCTCGAAGAACGCCACGTCCAAAAAGCCATGGCCGGCATGCTCGCTGACCCTGCCACCAAATGGACCCCCGAAATCGACATCCAAAGCATTTTCTTCCGGCTAACCATCGACTCCGCCACGGAATTCCTCTTCGGCGATAGCGTCGAAAGCCAGACCGCCGCACTAAGCGGTAGTAGAATCATCGAAGACAAATTCCCCTCCTACTTCGACCGCGGCCAATGGTACGCCGCGCAGCGCGCGCGCTTCGAAAAGCTCTACTGGATAGTaaacaacaaagaaagccgCGAAACTGACCGCTTCGTGCACGCCTACGTCGACCGGTTTATTGACGCCGCATTAGCCGCTGtaaaagaaggcaaaattGACCCCGAAAAGAGAAACTCGGACCACTACGTCTTCCTCCACGGTCTGACTACCGCAACGCAAGACCCCGTCGAACTCCGCTCTCAactcctcaacatcctcctcgcGGGTAGAGATACTACCGCTTCGCTGCTGAGCTGGTGCGTTCTCCTCCTCGCGCGCCATCCAGATATCTTCCAGAAACTCCGCAACACTATCCTGGCCGACTTTGGTGACTATAGAAATCCAAGGAacatcaccttctcttcgCTCAAATCCTGTCGTTATCTCCACTACTTCATGAACGAGGTCCTCCGTCTTTACCCCATCGTTCCGGGGAACCGCCGCGTCGCGTTGAAGGATACCACCCTCCCCCGCGGAGGAGGCCCGGACGGCTCCGAACCCGTGTACGTCCGCAAGGGCCAGCCCGTCGTGTATAGTGTGTTTGTCACACACCGACGAAAGGATATCTGGGGCGCGGACGCGGAGGTGTTCAACCCGGACCGCTGGGAGGATCTCAAAGTTGGATGGGAGTACTTGCCGTTTAACGGAGGTCCAAGAATCTGTATCGGGCAGCAGTTCGCGCTTACTGAGGCTGGATATGTGCTTGTTCGGCTTTTGCAGAGGTTTGACCAGATTGTGGACGCGAGGCCGGAGAGGGAGATTCGGTTTAATGCTACACTTACTAGTGCGCCGTGGGAGAATGTGATTGTTAGGTTGAGGGAGGGGGCTTAG
- a CDS encoding uncharacterized protein (predicted protein) produces MSPVQVPKPNTDAMGRDSPVPKGLNKDVGLVYKRAVQVMVTVIVIFFAPLSFTYFFDKTHTSNLSDKALAVLISPEFAYGAGSGTMSDVNGSQMIVYLRNLTAMFPHTIAGSIAITVGLVQFNTTLQFKYPVIHRWLGRLYALCAVIISWSSMPYIADAMPTKEVFSGDPFAYILSSLSISVPITMACAIYAIWNGDIGTHREFMVLNYAFMLSAPIPRVQWITLGRLWEENKYIVNLYSSIFSGPFLVAASIFYLRQRHVRPSNPLLTSLNARLTAAASGFLGLLFLLTKGPSITGGSHPKAFWLALVPQLTFYMTLFTAFARAAKRRGDMRSYTAWVTYQNGLISAPLWSVFVMYMARDRMGCSEESLGMITVSGGVNQGLFISFMVYVFATSNLRNPAIRSVKSR; encoded by the coding sequence ATGTCTCCAGTCCAAGTCCCAAAGCCAAACACCGACGCCATGGGACGGGATAGTCCAGTTCCCAAGGGGTTGAACAAAGACGTTGGTCTTGTGTACAAAAGAGCTGTTCAAGTGATGGTGACCGTGATAGTGATTTTCTTTGCACCTTTGTCATTCACCTACTTCTTTGATAAGACACATACATCCAACCTGAGCGACAAAGCCCTGGCCGTCCTCATATCCCCAGAATTTGCGTATGGGGCAGGCTCGGGCACTATGTCCGATGTCAATGGGAGTCAAATGATAGTATATCTGCGCAACCTCACTGCGATGTTCCCTCACACGATTGCTGGCTCTATAGCCATCACTGTTGGTCTGGTTCAATTCAACACAACCCTACAGTTCAAGTATCCTGTGATCCATCGATGGCTCGGGAGGTTATATGCCCTATGCGCCGTCATCATCAGTTGGTCTTCGATGCCTTACATAGCCGATGCCATGCCAACCAAGGAAGTTTTCTCCGGTGACCCCTTCGCATACATACTCTCGTCGCTATCAATCAGTGTCCCAATAACAATGGCCTGTGCCATCTATGCCATTTGGAATGGCGACATTGGCACCCACCGAGAATTCATGGTCCTGAACTACGCATTCATGTTATCAGCACCCATCCCGCGAGTACAGTGGATAACACTAGGTCGACTTtgggaagaaaacaaatacaTCGTCAACCTATACTCTTCAATATTCAGCGGCCCATTCCTAGTCGCAGCATCCATATTCTACCTCCGTCAACGACATGTCCGCCCCTCAAACCCGCTCCTGACCAGCCTAAATGCCCGCCtaacagcagcagcgagCGGgttcctcggccttctctttctgctcACCAAAGGCCCAAGCATCACCGGAGGATCTCACCCCAAAGCCTTCTGGTTAGCACTAGTACCACAGCTGACCTTTTATATGACCTTATTCACTGCCTTCGCGCGAGCCGCAAAACGTCGCGGAGACATGAGATCCTATACCGCTTGGGTAACTTACCAGAACGGGCTGATTAGCGCACCGTTGTGGAGTGTGTTTGTCATGTATATGGCTCGTGATCGTATGGGCTGTTCTGAGGAAAGTCTTGGGATGATCACTGTTTCTGGAGGTGTTAATCAGGGATTGTTTATCTCGTTTATGGTTTATGTGTTTGCGACTTCGAATTTGAGGAACCCGGCCATTCGGTCTGTTAAGAGTCGCTAG